In a single window of the Anabas testudineus chromosome 17, fAnaTes1.2, whole genome shotgun sequence genome:
- the espnlb gene encoding espin-like protein: protein MENIKQPVKEVLPLPRDPAPLPVVTSKKPTMGSMQHIQVASSVVTSFNHLKPPQRDLTLMSRMKVVKSLRHAGFTAVFTGNTKLDNEELLEEAPIVDVILADIDSLVPTHDEAGRPIAEWKRQVMVRQLQVRLQDDEEQRRQTVTNGYTPGGGWKYSQAHNAVLGPFGELLTEDDLLYLQGQIEAVSLQKRCQAYELELTRLTKELRAILPDPIVNISLNKDILQQMNAEGKMHLTLPVLCNRVSEIVKSMSLLVANLSQTTEEVDERRIIEGITKNMNGMQGAKESSGFDVGQGLLQQGREMEPAHVETSSGCRIPHIGMASAFSHRLETNSYSRTQRERVEREIQQSGVSVRELRSNFEGQIGGIYPFAGVVKGNQGAKSPVVAGASLGNSQNVSTALSREVSYHSTPKKHKPVIETTSLRKERIVLLFLSHWKKSAYAISVRAGGQTQAADAASGKVTAAPSQQRITSMFQFCQQRGAVDKILNSWKNKLEFKKSCLPSSNSPRLTYSPEQFLPDVNGVAVSHDSLTLDLFMLGYFHILEQELSPEERKMRHLLCFEVFDHVGSFPWETVRDFHKAVLQEIQAGTRQWSDGFEDIKVQFFGESRPCRSPSTPPAPPSSSSSFKGSRQVPKVRVPGPDQCSRDTDVSCCNSEDICKYIDRSFAFWKEKEAELFDFGQKSLS from the exons ATGGAGAACATCAAG CAGCCGGTGAAGGAGGTGCTCCCCCTGCCTCGAGACCCGGCCCCACTTCCTGTTGTCACTTCAAAAAAACCCACCATGGGCTCTATGCAGCATATTCAAGTGGCTTCTTCAG tggtgACATCGTTCAACCATCTGAAGCCTCCTCAGCGGGACCTCACCCTGATGTCCCGTATGAAGGTCGTCAAGTCTCTGAGACATGCTGGCTTCACTGCAGTCTTCACTGGAAACACT AAGCTTGACAACGAGGAGCTTTTGGAAGAGGCACCAATCGTAGACGTGATCCTGGCTGACATCGACTCCCTGGTGCCAACTCATGACGAAGCCGGTCGGCCCATAGCGGAGTGGAAACGACAGGTGATGGTGAGGCAGCTGCAGGTCAGACTGCAGGATGATGAGGAACAGAGGAGACAG ACCGTAACAAATGGCTACACACCAGGTGGTGGCTGGAAGTACTCACAAGCCCACAATGCAGTCTTGGGGCCTTTTGGCGAGCTCCTAACTGAGGATGACCTGCTGTATCTGCAGGGGCAGATTGAGGCTGTTTCATTGCAGAAGCGCTGCCAGGCCTATGAGCTGGAGCTCACCAGGCTGACCAAGGAACTAAGAGCTATTTTACCTGATCCCATTGTCAATATTTCCCTTAACAAAGACATCCTACAACAGATGAATGCAGAGGGGAAAATGCACTTGACATTGCCAGTTTTGTGCAATCGTGTTTCAGAAATTGTCAAGAGTATGTCCCTGCTGGTGGCTAATCTGAGCCAAACCACAGAAGAAGTAGATGAGAGGAGAATAATAGAAGGCATTACAAAGAACATGAATGGGATGCAGGGAGCCAAGGAGAGTTCAGGATTTGATGTAGGCCAGGGATTGTTGCAACAAGGCCGAGAGATGGAGCCAGCACACGTGGAGACCTCTAGTGGATGTAGGATTCCTCACATAGGCATGGCGTCTGCTTTTAGTCATCGTTTGGAGACAAACAGCTACagcaggacacagagagagagggttgAGAGAGAAATCCAGCAGTCTGGAGTGTCGGTCAGAGAGCTCAGAAGCAACTTTGAAGGTCAGATTGGTGGGATTTATCCCTTCGCTGGGGTTGTGAAGGGAAACCAGGGGGCGAAGAGCCCGGTAGTGGCTGGAGCTTCATTGGGAAACAGCCAGAATGTGAGCACAGCCCTCAGCCGTGAGGTGAGCTACCACAGCACTCctaaaaaacataaacctgTGATTGAGACCACCAGCTTGAGGAAAGAACGCATAGTTTTGTTGTTCCTGAGCCACTGGAAGAAGTCCGCATATGCTATTTCAGTAAGGGCAGGAGGGCAGACACAGGCAGCGGATGCGGCGTCAGGGAAAGTGACAGCAGCACCGTCCCAACAGAGAATCACCTCCATGTTTCAGTTCTGCCAACAACGAGGTGCTGTGGACAAGATCCTGAACTCCTGGAAGAATAAACTAGAATTCAAAAAATCATGTTTGCCCTCTTCTAACTCCCCGCGACTAACCTACTCCCCAGAGCAATTCCTGCCTGATGTGAATGGTGTTGCAGTGAGCCATGATAGCTTGACCCTTGACCTCTTCATGCTGGGATACTTCCACATCTTAGAGCAGGAGCTTTCAccagaggagaggaagatgaggCATCTGCTCTGCTTTGAGGTCTTCGACCATGTCGGCAGTTTCCCCTGGGAGACGGTGCGGGACTTTCACAAGGCTGTTCTCCAGGAAATCCAGGCTGGGACGAGGCAGTGGAGCGACGGCTTTGAAGACATCAAAGTTCAATTTTTCGGGGAGTCAAGACCATGCCGCTCTCCATCaacaccaccagcaccaccatcGTCTTCATCTTCATTTAAAGGTTCTAGACAAGTTCCCAAAGTTAGAGTTCCTGGTCCTGATCAGTGTAGCAGGGACACAGACGTATCGTGTTGCAACAGTGAAGACATTTGTAAATATATTGACCGCAGCTTTGCCTTCtggaaagagaaggaggcagAGCTCTTTGACTTTGGACAAAAATCTCTAAGTTAA
- the rab6bb gene encoding RAB6B, member RAS oncogene family b encodes MSAGGDLGNPLRKFKLVFLGEQSVGKTSLITRFMYDSFDNTYQATIGIDFLSKTMYLEDRTVRLQLWDTAGQERFRSLIPSYIRDSTVAVVVYDITNVNSFQQTCKWIDDVRTERGSDVIIMLVGNKTDLEEKRQITIEEGEQRAKELNVMFIETSAKTGCNVKQLFRRVAAALPGMESLDDANPEGMIDIKLDKPAEPTVPEGGCSC; translated from the exons ATGTCAGCTGGAGGAGATTTGGGGAATCCCCTGAGGAAATTTAAACTCGTATTTTTGGGAGAGCAGAGCG TGGGGAAAACATCTCTCATCACTAGATTCATGTATGACAGCTTCGACAACACATATCAG GCGACTATTGGCATTGACTTCCTATCAAAGACAATGTACCTGGAAGACCGAACA gTAAGGCTCCAACTGTGGGATACAGCTGGACAGGAGCGTTTCAGGAGTCTCATCCCAAGCTACATACGAGACTCTACAGTAGCTGTTGTCGTCTATGACATTACAA ATGTGAACTCATTCCAGCAAACCTGCAAATGGATTGATGACGTCAGGACGGAGAGGGGAAGTGATGTCATCATCATGTTAGTTGGCAACAAAACAGATCTGGAAGAGAAGAG GCAAATCACAATCGAGGAAGGAGAGCAGAGAGCCAAAGAGCTGAACGTTATGTTCATCGAGACCAGTGCCAAGACGGGCTGCAATGTCAAACAG TTGTTCCGCCGGGTCGCAGCAGCTCTACCTGGAATGGAAAGTTTGGACGATGCAAATCCTGAAGGCA TGATCGACATCAAGCTGGACAAGCCAGCAGAACCAACTGTGCCCGAGGGCGGCTGCTCATGTTAA